A region of Lycium barbarum isolate Lr01 chromosome 1, ASM1917538v2, whole genome shotgun sequence DNA encodes the following proteins:
- the LOC132600578 gene encoding protein EMBRYO DEFECTIVE 514-like, whose protein sequence is MAETELEAAASEAVVEAEKEETSAAQDMDVEAEAADDTEENGGSKRAREEENDEEATKKLKVDKSVEEERLENLEEEKKDVGSGGPVSVGPKNFGSSVEMFDYFHKLLHSWSPNLSLNKYEHIVLLDLLKKGHLEPERKIGTGIRAFQIRFHPQFKSRCFFVIREDGSVDDFSFRKCVDHILPLPENMQVKHEANKDLARGGKGGGGGGKGGGQGRGRGKGGKPRY, encoded by the exons ATGGCAGAAACAGAACTTGAAGCCGCCGCCAGCGAAGCCGTAGTAGAGGCCGAGAAAGAGGAAACTTCGGCGGCTCAGGACATGGATGTTGAAGCTGAAGCCGCCGATGATACAGAAGAGAACGGAGGGTCGAAGCGTGCAAGGGAGGAGGAAAACGATGAAGAGGCCACAAAGAAGCTGAAGGTGGACAAGTCTGTGGAAGAAGAAAGACTTGAGAAtttagaagaagaaaagaaagacgTCGGGTCGGGGGGTCCGGTTAGTGTGGGTCCTAAGAACTTTGGGTCGTCTGTGGAGATGTTTGATTACTTTCATAAGCTTCTTCATTCTTGGTCTCCCAATCTCAGCCTCAACAAG TACGAGCACATTGTTTTGCTTGACTTGCTCAAGAAAGGTCATTTAGAGCCAGAGAGAAAGATTGGTACAGGGATTCGCGCATTCCAAATCCGGTTTCATCCTCAGTTTAAAAGTCGCTGCTTCTTTGTCATTAGGGAGGATGGTTCTGTGGATGATTTTAGCTTCAGGAAATGTGTTGATCACATTCTGCCCCTCCCAGAGAACATGCAAGTAAAACATGAAGCTAACAAAGATTTGGCTCGTGGTGGAAAAGGTGGTGGCGGTGGAGGGAAAGGAGGTGGACAGGGGCGTGGCCGTGGGAAAGGAGGGAAGCCAAGATATTGA
- the LOC132600586 gene encoding uncharacterized protein LOC132600586 isoform X2: MFRISCELLMEEHLVLRVDHLITPESLHSLSRSEDAVGTSSAIDTKEEENPGAGDEEEPLLQTVECRICQEEDSLKNLEIPCRCNGSLKYAHRKCVQRWCDEKGDITCEICHQSYQPGYTAPPLPPQSDDTAIDISRGWTVGGTQVDLHDPRLLAMAAAERRLLEADYDEYADSNASGAAFCRSAALILMALLLLRHAIGNADEDEDDVSTFFSLFLLRAAGFLLPCYIIAWAISILQRRRQRQEAAALAAAEVAFLVQAGQHRGLHVTVAPGPALPTEPSTTPGRATTPQAAVPPEQVATPHLQPV, encoded by the exons ATGTTTAG GATAAGTTGTGAACTGCTAATGGAAGAACATTTGGTTTTGCGTGTTGACCATCTCATCACACCTGAATCTTTGCACTCTCTGTCACGGTCTGAGGATGCAGTTGGTACGTCCTCAGCTATTGATACTAAGGAGGAGGAAAATCCAGGAGCTGGAGATGAAGAAGAGCCATTACTTCAGACTGTGGAATGCCGGATATGTCAGGAAGAAGATAGCTTGAAAAATTTGGAGATTCCTTGTCGTTGCAATGGCAGCTTGAAG TATGCTCATAGAAAATGTGTTCAGCGATGGTGTGATGAAAAGGGGGATATAACTTGCGAGATTTGCCATCAG TCATATCAACCCGGCTACACTGCTCCGCCCCTGCCTCCTCAATCTGATGATACAGCCATTGACATCAG TAGAGGTTGGACAGTGGGTGGCACTCAAGTTGACTTGCATGATCCTCGACTTCTTGCAATGGCTGCTGCGGAACGTCGTCTTCTAGAGGCTGACTATGATGAATATGCTGATTCAAATGCTAGTGGAGCTGCATTTTGTCGTTCTGCCGCTTTAATT TTAATGGCCCTTCTGTTATTGAGGCATGCTATTGGAAATGCTGATGAGGATGAGGATGATGTTTCCACCTTTTTCTCT CTTTTCCTGCTCCGTGCTGCTGGTTTCCTTTTACCTTGTTACATCATAGCTTGGGCAATCAGTATATTGCAGCGTCGCAGGCAAAGACAG GAGGCAGCAGCATTGGCAGCAGCTGAAGTTGCTTTCTTGGTACAGGCTGGGCAACACAGGGGCTTGCATGTCACAGTCGCACCTGGGCCCGCACTGCCAACAGAGCCTTCGACAACACCTGGACGGGCAACAACTCCTCAGGCGGCAGTACCACCGGAACAGGTGGCAACTCCTCATCTGCAACCAGTATAA
- the LOC132600586 gene encoding uncharacterized protein LOC132600586 isoform X3, giving the protein MIGISCELLMEEHLVLRVDHLITPESLHSLSRSEDAVGTSSAIDTKEEENPGAGDEEEPLLQTVECRICQEEDSLKNLEIPCRCNGSLKYAHRKCVQRWCDEKGDITCEICHQSYQPGYTAPPLPPQSDDTAIDISRGWTVGGTQVDLHDPRLLAMAAAERRLLEADYDEYADSNASGAAFCRSAALILMALLLLRHAIGNADEDEDDVSTFFSLFLLRAAGFLLPCYIIAWAISILQRRRQRQEAAALAAAEVAFLVQAGQHRGLHVTVAPGPALPTEPSTTPGRATTPQAAVPPEQVATPHLQPV; this is encoded by the exons ATGATTGG GATAAGTTGTGAACTGCTAATGGAAGAACATTTGGTTTTGCGTGTTGACCATCTCATCACACCTGAATCTTTGCACTCTCTGTCACGGTCTGAGGATGCAGTTGGTACGTCCTCAGCTATTGATACTAAGGAGGAGGAAAATCCAGGAGCTGGAGATGAAGAAGAGCCATTACTTCAGACTGTGGAATGCCGGATATGTCAGGAAGAAGATAGCTTGAAAAATTTGGAGATTCCTTGTCGTTGCAATGGCAGCTTGAAG TATGCTCATAGAAAATGTGTTCAGCGATGGTGTGATGAAAAGGGGGATATAACTTGCGAGATTTGCCATCAG TCATATCAACCCGGCTACACTGCTCCGCCCCTGCCTCCTCAATCTGATGATACAGCCATTGACATCAG TAGAGGTTGGACAGTGGGTGGCACTCAAGTTGACTTGCATGATCCTCGACTTCTTGCAATGGCTGCTGCGGAACGTCGTCTTCTAGAGGCTGACTATGATGAATATGCTGATTCAAATGCTAGTGGAGCTGCATTTTGTCGTTCTGCCGCTTTAATT TTAATGGCCCTTCTGTTATTGAGGCATGCTATTGGAAATGCTGATGAGGATGAGGATGATGTTTCCACCTTTTTCTCT CTTTTCCTGCTCCGTGCTGCTGGTTTCCTTTTACCTTGTTACATCATAGCTTGGGCAATCAGTATATTGCAGCGTCGCAGGCAAAGACAG GAGGCAGCAGCATTGGCAGCAGCTGAAGTTGCTTTCTTGGTACAGGCTGGGCAACACAGGGGCTTGCATGTCACAGTCGCACCTGGGCCCGCACTGCCAACAGAGCCTTCGACAACACCTGGACGGGCAACAACTCCTCAGGCGGCAGTACCACCGGAACAGGTGGCAACTCCTCATCTGCAACCAGTATAA
- the LOC132600586 gene encoding uncharacterized protein LOC132600586 isoform X1 translates to MMFDDRRISCELLMEEHLVLRVDHLITPESLHSLSRSEDAVGTSSAIDTKEEENPGAGDEEEPLLQTVECRICQEEDSLKNLEIPCRCNGSLKYAHRKCVQRWCDEKGDITCEICHQSYQPGYTAPPLPPQSDDTAIDISRGWTVGGTQVDLHDPRLLAMAAAERRLLEADYDEYADSNASGAAFCRSAALILMALLLLRHAIGNADEDEDDVSTFFSLFLLRAAGFLLPCYIIAWAISILQRRRQRQEAAALAAAEVAFLVQAGQHRGLHVTVAPGPALPTEPSTTPGRATTPQAAVPPEQVATPHLQPV, encoded by the exons ATGATGTTTGATGATCGTAGGATAAGTTGTGAACTGCTAATGGAAGAACATTTGGTTTTGCGTGTTGACCATCTCATCACACCTGAATCTTTGCACTCTCTGTCACGGTCTGAGGATGCAGTTGGTACGTCCTCAGCTATTGATACTAAGGAGGAGGAAAATCCAGGAGCTGGAGATGAAGAAGAGCCATTACTTCAGACTGTGGAATGCCGGATATGTCAGGAAGAAGATAGCTTGAAAAATTTGGAGATTCCTTGTCGTTGCAATGGCAGCTTGAAG TATGCTCATAGAAAATGTGTTCAGCGATGGTGTGATGAAAAGGGGGATATAACTTGCGAGATTTGCCATCAG TCATATCAACCCGGCTACACTGCTCCGCCCCTGCCTCCTCAATCTGATGATACAGCCATTGACATCAG TAGAGGTTGGACAGTGGGTGGCACTCAAGTTGACTTGCATGATCCTCGACTTCTTGCAATGGCTGCTGCGGAACGTCGTCTTCTAGAGGCTGACTATGATGAATATGCTGATTCAAATGCTAGTGGAGCTGCATTTTGTCGTTCTGCCGCTTTAATT TTAATGGCCCTTCTGTTATTGAGGCATGCTATTGGAAATGCTGATGAGGATGAGGATGATGTTTCCACCTTTTTCTCT CTTTTCCTGCTCCGTGCTGCTGGTTTCCTTTTACCTTGTTACATCATAGCTTGGGCAATCAGTATATTGCAGCGTCGCAGGCAAAGACAG GAGGCAGCAGCATTGGCAGCAGCTGAAGTTGCTTTCTTGGTACAGGCTGGGCAACACAGGGGCTTGCATGTCACAGTCGCACCTGGGCCCGCACTGCCAACAGAGCCTTCGACAACACCTGGACGGGCAACAACTCCTCAGGCGGCAGTACCACCGGAACAGGTGGCAACTCCTCATCTGCAACCAGTATAA
- the LOC132600586 gene encoding uncharacterized protein LOC132600586 isoform X4: MEEHLVLRVDHLITPESLHSLSRSEDAVGTSSAIDTKEEENPGAGDEEEPLLQTVECRICQEEDSLKNLEIPCRCNGSLKYAHRKCVQRWCDEKGDITCEICHQSYQPGYTAPPLPPQSDDTAIDISRGWTVGGTQVDLHDPRLLAMAAAERRLLEADYDEYADSNASGAAFCRSAALILMALLLLRHAIGNADEDEDDVSTFFSLFLLRAAGFLLPCYIIAWAISILQRRRQRQEAAALAAAEVAFLVQAGQHRGLHVTVAPGPALPTEPSTTPGRATTPQAAVPPEQVATPHLQPV; encoded by the exons ATGGAAGAACATTTGGTTTTGCGTGTTGACCATCTCATCACACCTGAATCTTTGCACTCTCTGTCACGGTCTGAGGATGCAGTTGGTACGTCCTCAGCTATTGATACTAAGGAGGAGGAAAATCCAGGAGCTGGAGATGAAGAAGAGCCATTACTTCAGACTGTGGAATGCCGGATATGTCAGGAAGAAGATAGCTTGAAAAATTTGGAGATTCCTTGTCGTTGCAATGGCAGCTTGAAG TATGCTCATAGAAAATGTGTTCAGCGATGGTGTGATGAAAAGGGGGATATAACTTGCGAGATTTGCCATCAG TCATATCAACCCGGCTACACTGCTCCGCCCCTGCCTCCTCAATCTGATGATACAGCCATTGACATCAG TAGAGGTTGGACAGTGGGTGGCACTCAAGTTGACTTGCATGATCCTCGACTTCTTGCAATGGCTGCTGCGGAACGTCGTCTTCTAGAGGCTGACTATGATGAATATGCTGATTCAAATGCTAGTGGAGCTGCATTTTGTCGTTCTGCCGCTTTAATT TTAATGGCCCTTCTGTTATTGAGGCATGCTATTGGAAATGCTGATGAGGATGAGGATGATGTTTCCACCTTTTTCTCT CTTTTCCTGCTCCGTGCTGCTGGTTTCCTTTTACCTTGTTACATCATAGCTTGGGCAATCAGTATATTGCAGCGTCGCAGGCAAAGACAG GAGGCAGCAGCATTGGCAGCAGCTGAAGTTGCTTTCTTGGTACAGGCTGGGCAACACAGGGGCTTGCATGTCACAGTCGCACCTGGGCCCGCACTGCCAACAGAGCCTTCGACAACACCTGGACGGGCAACAACTCCTCAGGCGGCAGTACCACCGGAACAGGTGGCAACTCCTCATCTGCAACCAGTATAA
- the LOC132624627 gene encoding gibberellin-regulated protein 6-like, translated as MAKLVSIFLLALLAFSMIATTVMATNGKHHHHHAKKYGPGSLKPSQCLPQCTRRCSKTQYHKPCMFFCQKCCNKCLCVPPGTYGNKAVCPCYNNWKTKEGGPKCP; from the exons ATGGCCAAACTTGTCTCAATTTTCCTTTTGGCCCTCCTTGCCTTCTCCATGATTGCTACCACTGTTATGGCTACAAATGGAAAACACCACCATCACCATGCT AAAAAGTATGGACCAGGGAGCTTGAAGCCCTCAC AATGTCTGCCACAATGTACGAGGAGGTGTAGCAAGACACAGTACCACAAGCCATGCATGTTCTTCTGTCAAAAATGTTGCAACAAATGTTTGTGTGTTCCACCTGGTACCTATGGAAACAAGGCTGTTTGCCCCTGTTACAACAACTGGAAGACCAAGGAAGGAGGACCAAAGTGCCCTTGA
- the LOC132600628 gene encoding uncharacterized protein LOC132600628: MTTSDTKLSMKLLIDSEAGKVLFAEAEKDCVDFLFHILSLPVGTVIRLLKEKGMNGCLPNLYDSVENLNDTYIQSNQGKDILLKPNSSVGICSVPFLLLNDVPTTEKIFYGGSNGSCCYNSDNGCYVRDDYCSYVCDDPSARCPRCQNLLTKRLTYVARPTVDGAAGKAARGFVKEVVTYMVMDDLVVKPMSTISSITLINKFNVKGVGVLREKVVDFGMEEALELLKASFELKAVLTSVFMSRVKGEK; this comes from the exons ATGACGACTTCTGATACCAAATTGAGCATGAAGCTTTTGATCGATAGCGAGGCTGGCAAAGTACTATTTGCAGAGGCTGAAAAGGATTGTGTTGATTTCCTCTTTCACATTCTCTCGTTGCCTGTGGGTACTGTCATTAGGCTTCTTAAGGAAAAAGGAATGAATGGGTGCTTGCCTAACCTATACGATAGCGTGGAGAATCTGAATGACACCTATATTCAGTCAAACCAAGGCAAAGATATCCTTTTGAAACCCAACTCTTCAGTCGGAATATGTTCAGTTCCTTTTCTGTTGCTTAATGACGTTCCGACGACAGAGAAGATTTTTTATGGCGGTTCCAATGGCAGCTGTTGTTATAATTCTGATAACGGCTGTTATGTTCGTGATGATTACTGCAGTTATGTTTGTGATGACCCTAGTGCAAGATGCCCAAGGTGTCAAAATCTTTTGACAAAAAGGTTGACGTATGTTGCTCGACCGACAGTGGATGGAGCTGCTGGGAAAGCTGCAAGGGGTTTTGTGAAGGAGGTGGTGACATACATGGTGATGGATGACTTGGTCGTTAAGCCTATGTCCACCATCTCTAGCATTACACTTATCAACAAGTTTAATGTCAAGGGTGTTGGTGTCCTGCGCGAGAAAGTGGTAGATTTTGGAATGGAAGAG GCACTGGAGTTGCTGAAAGCATCTTTCGAGTTGAAAGCAGTTCTGACTAGTGTTTTCATGAGCCGTGTAAAAGGGGAAAAATAG